One part of the Olleya sp. YS genome encodes these proteins:
- a CDS encoding PrsW family glutamic-type intramembrane protease yields MQLILMALAPVFIIIFYIYMKDKYEKEPKRLLVISFLLGAIVSIIITTLLYSVFNVYVPLVDKLSVWEQFKQAFFVVGFSEELSKYLIVLLFAQQHKEFNEPFDGIVYAVMVSMGFAATENIMYVLQSGPATALVRAFTAIPAHATFGILMGYYMGKAKFAPNKLYLNLLGLFFAILFHGAYDFFLFIDFVPGIWVGAFISLGIGIFLSKKAIKYHQQASVFKAD; encoded by the coding sequence ATGCAATTAATACTAATGGCTTTGGCGCCAGTTTTTATTATCATCTTTTATATTTACATGAAAGATAAATACGAAAAAGAACCCAAACGGTTATTGGTGATTTCTTTTCTACTAGGTGCTATAGTTAGTATTATTATAACCACACTACTCTACTCTGTTTTCAATGTATATGTCCCTTTAGTGGATAAACTAAGTGTCTGGGAACAGTTTAAGCAAGCCTTTTTTGTGGTTGGTTTTTCTGAAGAATTAAGTAAATACCTCATCGTCTTACTCTTTGCACAACAACACAAAGAATTTAACGAACCCTTTGATGGTATTGTCTACGCAGTTATGGTGTCTATGGGTTTTGCAGCTACAGAAAATATCATGTATGTTCTGCAAAGCGGTCCAGCTACTGCTTTAGTTAGGGCTTTTACAGCCATTCCTGCTCATGCTACCTTTGGTATTTTAATGGGTTATTATATGGGAAAAGCCAAATTTGCACCTAATAAACTATATCTTAATTTGTTAGGATTATTCTTTGCTATACTGTTCCATGGTGCTTATGACTTTTTCTTGTTTATAGACTTTGTACCTGGTATTTGGGTTGGTGCTTTTATTTCTTTAGGTATTGGAATATTTCTATCTAAAAAAGCAATTAAATACCATCAACAAGCTTCCGTTTTTAAAGCTGATTAA
- a CDS encoding NUDIX domain-containing protein has translation MKEEYIDIVTKTGKPTGQSALKSVIHKKGYYHNTAHIWFYTDKGEILLQQRAASKIICPLLWDVSVAGHIDAGETITSGAVREIEEEIGLTIQESDLENIGVFDCFQSYPNGIIDNEFHHTFIALLPVPLSKLTPQKDEVEDLKLVSISIFKKLLENSKTNGHFVASNYNYYQAVLQSITKKL, from the coding sequence GTGAAAGAGGAATATATTGACATAGTCACCAAAACTGGCAAGCCAACTGGACAATCTGCTTTAAAATCTGTAATCCATAAAAAAGGGTATTACCACAATACTGCTCATATCTGGTTTTATACTGATAAAGGTGAGATTTTATTACAACAACGTGCAGCGTCAAAAATTATTTGTCCATTGCTTTGGGACGTTAGTGTTGCAGGTCATATTGATGCTGGAGAAACCATAACATCTGGTGCTGTTAGAGAAATTGAAGAAGAAATTGGATTAACTATTCAAGAATCTGACTTAGAAAACATTGGTGTTTTTGACTGCTTTCAAAGCTATCCTAATGGGATTATTGATAACGAGTTTCATCATACGTTCATCGCTCTATTACCTGTTCCACTGTCTAAATTAACTCCTCAAAAAGATGAAGTTGAAGACTTGAAACTAGTTTCTATTTCTATATTTAAAAAATTGTTAGAGAACAGCAAAACTAATGGACATTTTGTAGCCAGTAATTATAACTATTATCAAGCTGTTTTACAATCTATCACTAAAAAACTATAA
- a CDS encoding T9SS type A sorting domain-containing protein: MKKQLFFTTVALLFSVFSFGQTNNETLGTGAGSSITSGDNNVILGDNAGTTLTSGSNNVFVGREAGFSQTSAFDNIFIGKDAGRSNVTGTDNIFIGVEAGLNNTATDNIFIGTEAGELNTSGADNVFIGEESGTNNTTGNDNVFIGEDAGFNNTTANDNTFVGNTAGRLNTEGFRNTYVGNEAGYDSSTGYRNTYVGDSTGIDNSIGRLNTFIGQAAGSANEYSNYNTFVGAQSGGDNNRTNSTTNANRNTYVGVFSGFSNREGEDNVGMGAFANYNQGFDILNITGKDGATTSSTPRFRNTFIGAQSHPNNNDVIAIGYRSRVDGQFGITIGNESTAQGNYSVAIGQNVTVAQPNSMALGGDTVSNRLSVGIGTVSANGNASLTLADTDKGFLVNRLTTAQRTAMVTAGADGTPLDVDEAGLLVYDTDVESLFIWNGTAWTAFGSNTDAQELSLASNTLSITGSAATVDLSPYVNTDNQELSLSSNTLSITGSASTIDLSGYVSSDDQNLTAATLSGGNVLTIEIEGGSSVFVDLNPIIEDLEMENDNQQLQINDLLTRVTTLEGCACTTLSVDDYTDDLDEQNNRASGPILYQNIPNPFNGTTSIKYFVPNSYNKAAIVFSNTSGQVIDNVPLENLGDQEIFFNSDSLASGMYYYTLFVDGRKIDTKKMVIE, from the coding sequence ATGAAAAAACAACTATTTTTTACAACAGTCGCACTACTATTTAGTGTATTTAGTTTTGGTCAAACCAATAATGAAACTTTAGGTACTGGAGCTGGATCTAGTATTACTTCTGGCGATAATAATGTCATTTTAGGCGATAATGCTGGTACAACTTTAACTTCGGGCTCTAACAATGTCTTTGTAGGGAGAGAAGCAGGTTTTAGTCAAACTAGTGCATTTGATAATATTTTTATAGGAAAAGATGCTGGTCGTAGTAATGTAACAGGCACTGATAATATTTTTATTGGTGTTGAGGCAGGTTTAAATAACACTGCAACCGATAATATTTTTATTGGTACAGAAGCAGGTGAACTAAACACTTCTGGAGCTGATAATGTATTTATTGGTGAAGAATCTGGAACTAATAATACCACTGGAAATGATAATGTATTTATTGGTGAAGATGCTGGTTTTAATAATACGACTGCAAATGATAACACCTTTGTAGGTAACACAGCAGGACGACTTAACACAGAAGGTTTTAGAAACACATATGTTGGTAACGAAGCTGGATACGACTCAAGTACTGGTTATAGAAACACATATGTTGGTGACTCTACAGGAATTGATAATAGTATTGGAAGACTAAATACATTTATTGGTCAAGCAGCTGGATCTGCAAACGAATATTCTAATTACAATACATTTGTTGGTGCACAGTCTGGAGGTGATAATAACAGAACAAACTCGACAACTAATGCTAATAGAAATACTTATGTTGGTGTTTTTTCTGGATTTTCAAATCGAGAGGGAGAGGATAATGTAGGTATGGGTGCTTTTGCTAACTATAATCAAGGTTTTGATATTTTAAATATTACCGGTAAAGATGGAGCTACAACTTCTAGTACTCCCAGATTTAGAAACACATTTATTGGTGCACAATCACATCCTAATAATAATGATGTCATTGCAATAGGATATAGAAGTAGAGTGGACGGTCAGTTTGGTATTACAATTGGAAACGAATCTACTGCACAAGGAAATTATTCAGTTGCTATTGGACAAAACGTTACAGTTGCTCAACCTAATAGTATGGCTCTTGGTGGTGATACAGTATCCAATAGATTAAGTGTTGGTATAGGAACGGTTTCGGCTAACGGTAACGCTTCACTAACTTTGGCAGATACAGATAAAGGGTTTTTAGTTAATAGATTGACTACTGCACAAAGAACTGCTATGGTAACTGCTGGTGCAGATGGTACACCTTTAGATGTAGATGAAGCAGGATTGTTAGTTTACGATACTGATGTAGAAAGTCTGTTTATTTGGAATGGTACAGCTTGGACAGCTTTTGGAAGTAATACAGATGCACAAGAACTAAGTTTAGCCTCAAACACTTTGAGTATTACAGGAAGTGCAGCTACTGTAGACTTATCACCTTACGTAAATACAGATAATCAAGAGCTATCGTTATCTTCTAATACATTATCTATAACAGGAAGTGCATCAACAATAGATTTATCTGGATACGTTAGTTCGGACGATCAAAACTTAACTGCTGCAACCTTATCTGGTGGTAATGTGTTAACTATTGAAATAGAAGGCGGAAGCTCAGTATTTGTAGATTTAAATCCTATTATTGAAGACTTAGAAATGGAGAATGATAACCAACAACTCCAGATTAACGATTTACTGACACGTGTAACAACATTAGAGGGTTGTGCTTGTACTACATTATCTGTTGATGATTATACAGATGATTTAGATGAACAAAATAATAGAGCTAGTGGTCCTATTTTGTATCAAAATATTCCTAATCCGTTTAACGGAACAACATCTATAAAATATTTTGTACCTAATAGTTATAATAAAGCAGCAATAGTCTTTAGTAATACGTCTGGACAAGTTATAGACAATGTGCCTTTAGAAAATTTGGGTGATCAAGAAATTTTCTTTAATAGTGATTCATTAGCATCAGGTATGTATTATTATACATTGTTTGTAGATGGTAGAAAAATAGATACAAAAAAAATGGTTATAGAATAA
- a CDS encoding M42 family metallopeptidase, whose protein sequence is MATKRILNKKSMDFLEKYLNNAAPTGYEWDGQKLWMDYLKPYVDEFFTDTYGTAVGVINPKAKYKVVIEGHADEISWYVNYISDNGLIYVIRNGGSDHQIAPSKIVNIHTKKGIVKGVFGWPAIHTRNKSKEEPPKPNNIFIDCGCKTKAEVEKLGVHIGCVITYPDEFHILNKDNFVCRALDNRMGGFMIAEVARLLKDNKKKLPFGLYIVNAVQEEIGLRGAQMITDTIKPNVAIVTDVTHDTTTPMIDQKVQGQVENGKGPVIAYAPAVQQKLRDLITDTADENKIPFQRAACSRATGTDTDAFAYSNGGVASALISLPLRYMHTTVETVHRDDVENVIKLIYETLLKIKDGDTFSYFK, encoded by the coding sequence ATGGCAACAAAACGTATACTTAACAAAAAGTCGATGGACTTTTTAGAAAAATATTTAAATAATGCAGCGCCAACAGGTTACGAATGGGATGGTCAAAAACTATGGATGGATTATCTTAAACCGTATGTGGATGAATTTTTTACAGATACCTATGGAACAGCAGTTGGTGTAATTAACCCAAAAGCAAAATACAAAGTGGTTATTGAAGGTCATGCTGACGAAATCTCTTGGTACGTCAACTATATTTCGGACAACGGATTAATTTACGTGATCCGTAATGGAGGAAGTGACCACCAAATTGCACCTAGTAAAATTGTAAATATCCACACCAAAAAAGGCATTGTTAAAGGTGTTTTTGGTTGGCCAGCTATACATACCAGAAATAAATCTAAAGAAGAACCACCGAAACCAAACAACATTTTTATAGACTGTGGTTGCAAAACCAAAGCAGAAGTCGAAAAATTAGGTGTGCATATTGGTTGTGTGATTACGTATCCAGACGAATTCCACATCCTTAACAAAGATAACTTTGTGTGTCGTGCTTTAGATAACCGAATGGGTGGATTTATGATTGCTGAAGTGGCACGTTTACTTAAAGATAACAAGAAAAAATTGCCTTTTGGATTGTACATAGTTAATGCTGTACAAGAAGAAATTGGTTTACGTGGCGCACAAATGATTACCGATACCATTAAACCCAACGTTGCAATTGTTACAGATGTCACACATGACACTACCACACCAATGATTGACCAGAAAGTACAAGGTCAAGTAGAAAACGGTAAAGGTCCTGTAATAGCTTATGCACCAGCAGTACAACAAAAATTACGCGATTTAATTACAGACACAGCAGACGAAAATAAAATCCCGTTCCAACGTGCAGCTTGTTCTAGAGCAACTGGAACAGACACAGATGCATTTGCGTATAGCAATGGTGGTGTGGCGTCAGCATTAATATCGTTACCATTACGTTACATGCATACCACTGTAGAAACTGTACATAGAGACGATGTAGAAAATGTGATTAAATTAATTTACGAAACCTTATTAAAAATTAAAGATGGTGATACATTTAGCTACTTTAAATAA
- a CDS encoding DUF4294 domain-containing protein, with amino-acid sequence MKYIIFLFLCVPVLLFSQEDNEVMQDSTEVEYIIIEGDSIPHKSIYLDEVMLLDKLTFKSKEDRRRYYILRRKTIKVYPYAKLAADRLNALNTRLATLKNRRQKKKYAKKVQKYIEEQFSEELKKLTKTEGQILVKLIHRQTGTTAFDLIKELRNGWRAFWYNSTAKLFNISLKREYDPEQVEEDYLIEDILIRAWQNGQLKLVKSPLNFEYFKLTNKWDTSETTTNN; translated from the coding sequence ATGAAGTATATTATTTTTTTGTTTTTATGTGTACCAGTGTTGTTGTTTTCGCAAGAAGATAACGAGGTTATGCAAGACTCGACTGAAGTCGAATACATTATTATTGAAGGCGACTCCATACCACACAAGTCTATTTATTTGGATGAGGTCATGCTATTAGATAAACTGACGTTTAAAAGTAAAGAAGACCGTAGACGCTATTATATTTTAAGACGAAAAACCATAAAGGTGTATCCTTATGCTAAGTTAGCTGCAGACCGTTTGAATGCCTTAAACACACGTCTAGCCACTTTAAAAAATAGACGTCAAAAGAAAAAATACGCTAAGAAAGTCCAAAAGTATATAGAAGAACAGTTTTCTGAAGAGTTAAAAAAACTCACAAAGACGGAAGGTCAGATTTTAGTGAAACTCATTCACAGACAAACCGGAACCACTGCGTTTGATTTGATTAAAGAATTGCGTAATGGTTGGCGAGCCTTTTGGTATAATAGTACTGCCAAACTGTTTAATATCTCTTTAAAGCGTGAGTATGATCCAGAACAGGTTGAAGAGGACTACTTAATTGAAGATATTCTAATTAGAGCGTGGCAAAACGGACAACTAAAATTAGTCAAATCGCCTTTAAATTTTGAATATTTTAAGTTAACCAATAAGTGGGACACTTCTGAAACTACTACTAACAACTAA
- a CDS encoding hemolysin III family protein, with protein sequence MRKQTPFEEQLNALSHGLGALFGIVALVLLIVFETKKTDFSLFSVIVYGISIIILFTASTLYHIISDEKKKHYFRIVDHVSIYLLIAGTYTPVLLITLEQSLGWTLFYVVWAIASFGVVLKLFFTGRFNIFSTLLYLVMGWLIVFDFTTLSNLMAPNGILLLVAGGLAYTVGIVFYAIEKIPYNHVIWHLFVLAGAICHFFMVLFFVV encoded by the coding sequence ATGCGCAAACAAACCCCTTTTGAAGAACAACTAAACGCATTAAGTCATGGTTTAGGAGCCTTGTTTGGAATAGTCGCTTTGGTATTGCTTATTGTTTTTGAAACCAAAAAAACAGATTTTAGCCTATTTAGTGTCATTGTTTATGGAATCTCTATTATTATCTTATTTACAGCATCAACGCTATACCATATCATCTCTGACGAAAAAAAGAAGCACTATTTTAGAATCGTCGACCACGTTAGTATTTACTTACTTATTGCAGGAACGTACACACCAGTATTACTCATTACCTTAGAGCAAAGCTTGGGTTGGACCTTATTTTATGTGGTTTGGGCAATTGCTTCGTTTGGTGTGGTGTTAAAACTGTTTTTTACTGGACGTTTTAATATCTTTTCTACGTTGTTGTATTTGGTCATGGGTTGGTTAATTGTATTTGATTTTACCACCTTATCTAACCTTATGGCACCCAACGGAATCCTACTACTCGTGGCTGGTGGTTTAGCCTATACGGTTGGTATTGTGTTTTATGCCATAGAGAAAATACCTTACAACCACGTCATTTGGCACTTGTTTGTCTTAGCTGGTGCGATTTGCCACTTTTTTATGGTGTTGTTTTTTGTGGTTTAG
- a CDS encoding nuclear transport factor 2 family protein, with amino-acid sequence MFKKLIFTVVLFIAFTCQSHAQSLDNLKAINYTVWLKFYKAFKTLDYTLMEQIHSKDLVRISGGKNISDFESYINNYKARFNSDKENNISYNISLRFFERINNDSVASERGIYKLMINPNSADPQIYYGQFHVILKKENGEWKIVMDYDSTENNTIDSKAYNKAYGISETDKFTEN; translated from the coding sequence ATGTTTAAAAAATTAATATTTACTGTAGTATTATTTATTGCATTTACTTGTCAAAGTCACGCGCAATCTTTAGATAATTTAAAAGCTATAAATTATACGGTTTGGCTTAAATTTTATAAAGCGTTTAAAACTTTAGATTATACACTCATGGAACAAATTCATTCTAAAGACTTAGTAAGGATTTCTGGAGGAAAAAATATAAGTGATTTCGAGTCGTACATCAATAATTATAAAGCTAGATTTAATTCAGATAAAGAAAATAATATTTCTTACAATATCTCTCTACGCTTTTTTGAGCGTATTAACAATGACTCTGTAGCTTCAGAACGTGGAATTTACAAACTCATGATTAATCCTAATTCTGCAGATCCTCAAATATACTATGGACAATTTCATGTCATACTAAAAAAAGAAAATGGCGAGTGGAAAATTGTTATGGATTATGACTCAACTGAAAATAATACCATAGATAGTAAAGCGTATAATAAAGCTTACGGTATTAGTGAAACTGATAAGTTTACAGAAAATTAA
- a CDS encoding antibiotic biosynthesis monooxygenase produces MNHKIIRTWKGWTTIDNAPIYEAMLINEVFPEVKRKGVEGLEKVSISTMERNDEMEFFLVLQFDSLNSVKMFAGENYEQAYIPENAKLVLSRYDETAQHFTLKEELILK; encoded by the coding sequence GTGAATCATAAAATTATCCGAACTTGGAAAGGATGGACAACCATAGATAATGCCCCAATTTATGAGGCTATGCTTATCAATGAGGTGTTTCCTGAAGTAAAAAGGAAAGGTGTTGAAGGCTTGGAAAAAGTCAGTATTTCAACAATGGAAAGGAATGATGAAATGGAGTTTTTTCTGGTGCTTCAATTTGACTCATTGAATTCTGTAAAAATGTTTGCTGGCGAAAACTATGAGCAAGCATACATACCAGAAAATGCAAAACTTGTATTATCAAGATATGATGAAACTGCTCAACATTTTACACTGAAAGAAGAATTAATATTAAAATAA
- a CDS encoding DUF4440 domain-containing protein, whose protein sequence is MNFINGNITRIVERYTTDAKLFPNDSEIIEGFYDISKHFTMPENVKIVSHKIFPSEIKVVNENAYAYGTYEGTTLTPEGEKISWKGKYVNVWRKENGEWKVYLEIWNSIPL, encoded by the coding sequence ATGAACTTTATCAATGGAAATATCACCAGAATTGTAGAGCGCTATACTACAGATGCAAAACTGTTTCCAAATGACAGCGAAATTATTGAAGGGTTCTATGACATCTCAAAGCATTTTACGATGCCTGAAAATGTCAAGATTGTTAGTCACAAAATATTTCCTAGTGAAATAAAAGTAGTTAATGAAAATGCATATGCCTATGGAACTTACGAAGGAACAACACTCACACCTGAAGGCGAAAAAATATCTTGGAAGGGTAAATACGTTAATGTATGGAGAAAAGAGAACGGTGAGTGGAAAGTTTATTTAGAAATTTGGAACAGCATTCCATTATAA